The Staphylococcus carnosus genome has a segment encoding these proteins:
- the rpoC gene encoding DNA-directed RNA polymerase subunit beta' has translation MKIGLASPEKIRSWSYGEVKKPETINYRTLKPEKDGLFCERIFGPTKDWECSCGKYKRVRYKGMVCDRCGVEVTKSKVRRERMGHIELAAPVSHIWYFKGIPSRMGLLLDMSPRSLEEVIYFASYVVVDPGPTGLEKKSLLSEAEYREYYDKYPGQFVAKMGAEGIKDLLSEIDLDEELKELRTELESATGQRLTRAIKRLEVVESFRNSGNDPSWMILDVLPIIPPEIRPMVQLDGGRFATSDLNDLYRRVINRNNRLKRLLDLGAPGIIVQNEKRMLQEAVDALIDNGRRGRPVTGPGNRPLKSLSHMLKGKQGRFRQNLLGKRVDYSGRSVIAVGPSLKMYQCGLPKEMALELFKPFVMKELVQREIATNIKNAKSKIERMEDEVWDVLEDVIKEHPVLLNRAPTLHRLGIQAFEPTLVEGRAIRLHPLVTTAYNADFDGDQMAVHVPLSKEAQAEARMLMLAAQNILNPKDGKPVVTPSQDMVLGNYYLTLERKDAVNTGAIFNNTNEVLKAYQNGYVHLHTRIGLHAGSLNNPTFTEEQNNKILTTSVGKVIFNEIIPDSFAYINEPTQSNLEDKTPDKYFVSATELGEGGLKEYFAEQELVEPFNKKFLGNIIAEVFNRFSITDTSMMLDRMKDLGFKYSSKAGITVGVSDIIVLPDKQEILDEHEKLVERVQKQYNRGLITEDERYNAVIEIWTDAKDEIQSRLMKSLDKTNPIFMMSDSGARGNASNFTQLAGMRGLMAAPSGKIIEMPITSSFREGLTVLEYFISTHGARKGLADTALKTADSGYLTRRLVDVAQDVIVREEDCGTDRGLLVSDIKEGTEMIEPFIERIEGRYSKETVRHPETDEVLVEPDQLITPEIAKRITDAGIEQMYIRSAFTCNTRHGVCEKCYGKNLATGEKVEVGEAVGTIAAQSIGEPGTQLTMRTFHTGGVAGSDITQGLPRIQEIFEARNPKGQAVITDIEGTVEDIKLAKDRQQEIVIKGANETRSYLASGTSRLKVEKGQHVERGEVLTEGSIEPKNYLSVAGLNATESYLLKEVQKVYRMQGVEIDDKHVEVMVRQMLRKVRIIEAGDTKLLPGSLVDIHNFTDANREAFKERKRPATAKPVLLGITKASLETESFLSAASFQETTRVLTDAAIKGKRDDLLGLKENVIIGKLIPAGTGMRRYSDAKYEKHVDPMVEEAIEEIAATDTPQQ, from the coding sequence ATGAAAATCGGCCTTGCTTCACCTGAAAAGATTCGTTCTTGGTCATATGGTGAGGTTAAGAAACCTGAAACTATCAACTATCGTACTTTAAAACCTGAAAAAGATGGTTTGTTCTGTGAAAGAATTTTCGGACCTACAAAAGATTGGGAATGTAGTTGCGGTAAATATAAACGTGTTCGTTATAAAGGCATGGTTTGTGACCGTTGTGGTGTTGAAGTAACTAAATCTAAAGTACGTCGTGAAAGAATGGGGCATATTGAACTTGCAGCTCCTGTTTCACACATTTGGTACTTCAAAGGCATTCCAAGTCGTATGGGACTATTATTAGATATGTCTCCTAGATCATTAGAAGAAGTTATTTATTTTGCTTCTTATGTGGTTGTAGATCCAGGTCCAACAGGACTTGAGAAAAAATCATTGCTTTCTGAAGCAGAATACAGAGAATACTATGATAAATATCCTGGTCAATTCGTTGCTAAAATGGGTGCTGAAGGTATCAAAGATTTACTATCAGAAATCGATTTAGATGAAGAATTGAAAGAATTGCGTACTGAGTTAGAATCAGCTACTGGTCAAAGATTGACACGTGCAATTAAACGTTTAGAAGTAGTTGAATCATTCAGAAACTCAGGTAACGATCCTTCATGGATGATTTTGGATGTACTTCCAATTATTCCTCCAGAAATCCGTCCAATGGTTCAATTAGACGGTGGTCGTTTTGCAACAAGTGACTTGAATGACTTATATCGTCGTGTTATCAACCGTAACAATCGTTTGAAACGTTTATTGGACTTAGGTGCTCCTGGCATCATTGTTCAAAACGAAAAACGTATGTTGCAAGAAGCAGTTGATGCTTTAATCGATAACGGTCGTCGTGGTCGTCCAGTTACTGGTCCAGGTAACCGTCCATTAAAATCACTTTCACATATGTTGAAAGGTAAACAAGGACGTTTCCGTCAAAACTTATTAGGTAAACGTGTTGACTATTCTGGACGTTCAGTTATCGCAGTAGGACCAAGCTTAAAAATGTATCAATGTGGTCTGCCTAAAGAAATGGCGTTAGAATTATTCAAACCTTTCGTTATGAAAGAATTAGTTCAACGCGAAATTGCAACAAATATTAAAAATGCAAAAAGTAAAATTGAACGTATGGAAGATGAAGTATGGGATGTTTTAGAAGATGTTATCAAAGAACACCCAGTTCTATTGAACCGTGCGCCTACATTGCATAGATTAGGTATCCAAGCTTTCGAACCGACATTGGTTGAAGGCCGTGCCATCCGTTTACACCCATTGGTAACAACAGCATATAACGCTGACTTTGATGGTGACCAAATGGCGGTACACGTACCTTTATCTAAAGAAGCACAAGCAGAAGCACGTATGTTGATGCTTGCAGCTCAAAACATCTTGAACCCTAAAGATGGTAAACCAGTAGTTACGCCATCACAAGATATGGTATTAGGTAACTATTACCTTACTTTAGAACGTAAAGATGCAGTGAATACTGGAGCAATCTTTAATAACACAAATGAAGTCTTAAAAGCATACCAAAACGGTTATGTTCACTTACACACTCGTATCGGACTTCATGCTGGTTCATTAAATAACCCAACATTCACTGAAGAACAAAACAATAAAATTCTTACTACTTCAGTTGGTAAAGTAATTTTCAATGAAATCATTCCAGATTCATTTGCTTATATTAACGAACCAACACAATCAAACTTAGAAGATAAAACACCTGATAAATATTTCGTAAGTGCTACTGAACTTGGCGAAGGCGGCTTGAAAGAGTACTTTGCTGAACAAGAATTAGTAGAACCATTTAACAAAAAATTCTTAGGAAATATTATCGCAGAAGTCTTCAACCGCTTTAGCATTACAGATACTTCTATGATGCTTGACCGTATGAAAGACTTAGGTTTCAAATATTCTTCTAAAGCAGGTATTACTGTTGGTGTATCTGACATCATCGTATTACCAGATAAACAAGAAATTTTAGATGAACATGAAAAATTAGTAGAACGTGTTCAAAAACAATATAATCGTGGTTTAATCACTGAAGATGAACGTTATAATGCTGTCATTGAAATTTGGACAGATGCTAAGGATGAAATTCAAAGCAGATTGATGAAATCCCTAGATAAAACTAACCCAATCTTCATGATGAGTGATTCTGGTGCCCGTGGTAACGCATCTAACTTTACTCAGTTAGCCGGTATGCGTGGTTTAATGGCTGCACCATCAGGTAAAATTATCGAAATGCCGATCACATCTTCATTCCGTGAAGGTTTAACAGTATTAGAATACTTTATCTCTACTCACGGTGCGCGTAAAGGTCTTGCCGATACAGCACTTAAAACTGCCGATTCAGGTTACCTTACACGTCGTTTGGTTGACGTTGCTCAAGACGTTATTGTTCGTGAAGAAGATTGCGGAACTGACCGTGGCTTACTTGTTTCTGATATCAAAGAAGGTACAGAAATGATCGAACCATTTATCGAACGTATTGAAGGACGTTATTCTAAAGAAACTGTACGTCATCCTGAAACAGATGAAGTATTAGTTGAACCAGACCAATTAATCACACCAGAAATTGCAAAACGTATTACAGATGCTGGTATTGAGCAAATGTATATCCGTTCAGCATTTACATGTAACACACGTCATGGTGTTTGTGAAAAATGTTATGGTAAAAACCTTGCAACTGGTGAAAAAGTTGAAGTTGGTGAAGCAGTCGGTACAATCGCTGCACAATCAATCGGTGAACCTGGTACACAGCTTACAATGCGTACATTCCATACAGGTGGGGTAGCCGGAAGCGATATTACACAAGGTCTTCCACGTATCCAAGAAATCTTCGAAGCACGTAACCCTAAAGGTCAAGCAGTAATTACTGACATTGAAGGTACTGTTGAAGATATTAAACTTGCGAAAGACCGTCAACAAGAAATCGTGATTAAAGGTGCAAATGAAACAAGATCTTATCTTGCTTCAGGTACTTCACGCTTGAAAGTTGAAAAAGGACAACATGTTGAACGCGGTGAAGTCTTAACTGAAGGTTCAATCGAACCTAAGAACTATTTATCAGTAGCTGGTTTAAATGCAACAGAAAGCTACTTGCTTAAAGAAGTTCAAAAAGTTTACCGTATGCAAGGTGTTGAAATCGATGATAAACACGTTGAGGTAATGGTACGTCAAATGTTACGTAAAGTTCGTATTATCGAAGCTGGTGACACTAAATTATTACCAGGTTCACTTGTGGACATCCACAACTTTACAGATGCGAACCGTGAAGCATTCAAAGAGCGTAAACGCCCAGCAACTGCTAAACCAGTATTGCTTGGTATTACTAAAGCGTCTCTTGAAACAGAAAGCTTCTTGTCTGCTGCATCATTCCAAGAAACAACTCGTGTTCTTACAGATGCTGCAATCAAAGGTAAACGTGATGACTTACTAGGACTTAAAGAAAACGTTATTATCGGTAAATTAATTCCAGCTGGTACAGGCATGAGACGTTATAGCGATGCTAAATACGAAAAACATGTCGATCCTATGGTGGAAGAAGCAATTGAAGAAATTGCTGCAACTGATACACCACAACAATAA
- a CDS encoding ribosomal L7Ae/L30e/S12e/Gadd45 family protein, with product MSNEKVARFNKHHSVVGLRETLKALNKNQVTSLIIAQDVEVYLLSDVLSKINHSEIPVSFFESKKALGEYAGINVDAAIVALLK from the coding sequence ATGTCTAATGAAAAAGTTGCACGCTTTAACAAACACCATAGTGTTGTTGGTTTGAGAGAGACGCTTAAAGCACTCAATAAAAACCAAGTTACATCATTGATTATTGCTCAAGACGTTGAAGTTTATTTGCTTTCAGACGTATTAAGTAAGATCAATCATAGCGAAATTCCTGTTTCTTTTTTCGAAAGTAAGAAAGCTTTAGGAGAATATGCAGGTATAAACGTAGACGCAGCTATCGTTGCTCTATTGAAATGA